CGAGATGCCCAGGGTCCAGGAGGTCTGACCGGCAGGGGACGGCGCCCGCCGCGGCCGTGGCATGATCGGGCGTATGCGTGAACGTGTGGTGGCCGCGTGCGACGGGGCTTCGAAGGGAAACCCGGGACCGGCCGGATGGGCGTGGGTGGTCTCGGACGGCGACGAGCGGACCCCCGCACGCTGGGAGGCCGGTCCGCTCGGCCGGGCCACCAACAACGTCGCGGAGCTCACCGCCCTGGAGCGGCTGCTCACCGCCGTCGAGCCGGACGTGCCGCTGGAGATCCGGATGGACTCCCAGTACGCGATGAAGGCCGTCACCACCTGGCTGCCCGGCTGGAAGCGCAACGGCTGGAAGACGTCCGCCGGCAAGCCCGTCGCCAACCAGGACCTGGTCGTCCGCATCGACGCGCTCCTCGACGGCCGCGAGGTCGAGTTCCGCTACGTCCCGGCCCACCAGGTCGACGGCGACCCGCTCAACGACTTCGCCGACCGCGCCGCCAGCCAGGCCGCCTCCGTCCAGCAGGCGGCGGGCAGCGCGCTCGGCTCGCCGGAGCCGCCGCCCTCGCCGGACACCCCGAAGGCGTCCGCCCCCCGCAGGAAGGCGCCCCGCCGCACCGGCGGCACGGCGTCCGCCCGCACCATCAAGGCGAAGTTCCCCGGCCGCTGCCTGTGCGGCCGCGCCTACGCGGCCGGCGAGTCCATCGCCAGGAACGCGCAGGGATGGGGCCACCCCGAGTGCCGTACCGCCGACGCCTGATCCGCCGTCCTCAGACGTCGAACGTGTAGAACCCCGTGTGGTCCAGCAGATCCGCCGGGCGCACGTCGTTCCACGGCTTCATCGTCTCGCCGAGGTCGACGACGTCGGGCGTGCCGCCCGTGGGCGCGTACCCCGCGTCCGGATGCCGCCGCTGCCACTCGGCCCACAGCTTGTCGACGTAGGCGTGGTGGAGCCAGAACACCGGGTCGTTGGGGGAGACCCCGGTGGCCATCTGCCCGCCGACCCAGACGTGGACCCGGTTGTGCAGATTGACCCCGCGCCACCCTTCCAGATGGTTGCGGAAGCCGTCGGAGGCGCTGTTGTACGGCGGCCTGTCGTACGCCGGTATGGACAGCACCGACTCCACCTCTGCGGGCGTCGGCAGGTCGCGTACGGCCGTGCCGAGCGAGCGGCGCAGGAAGGTACGGCCGTCGACGCGCACGGTGACCGGCCAGTTGCCGGTCGCGGCGGCGAACGGGCCGTCCATCACCCTGCCGTCGGAGCTGCGCCCGGTGCCGCCGAGGAAGTCCGGCGCCCACAGCGCGGCCCGCACCGTGCGGTCGGTGCTCCAGTCCCAGTACGGCAGCGCGACCGAGGGGTCCACCGACTGCAGCGCCCGCTCGAAGTCGAGCAGGAATCTGCGGTGCCAGGGCAGGAAGGACGGCGAGCGGTGGCCGGTCCGCTCGCCGGTGTCGGTGTCCGACATGACGAAGGCGTTGTGCGTGCGGACGAAGTCGTCGTAGCGCCCGCTGTGCTTGAGTTCGAGGACGGCGGCGACGAAACGGCGCTTCTCGTCGGCGGTCAGGGCGGCCTGGTTCTTGCGTACGGTCATGGTGCGCGGTGCTCCGGAGTTCCTTGCGGCGGCGGTCAGTTGGCGGGGAAGGGCAGCAGCGGGGCGCCCTGCAGCTCGTCCACCGCGGCCCGGGCGGCGGCGCGCGGGGTGGGCACCGGGGCGTAGTGGCTGACGACGCTGATCCAGGTGCCGTCGGCGTTGCGCATCACATGCAGCCGGACGCCGTCGACCGACACCTCGTACCCGCCGCCGTGTTCGTGGTGGTGGTCCCCGCCGCTCGTCGGACGGCCCTGTATCCGGCGGCCCCGGTAGACCTCGTCGAAGGCCTGCGGCATCGGCATGGGGTGGCCGTGGCCGGCGGCCGGGGCGGCCGGGGCCGCGAGGACGGTGACGCCGGCCGTCGCGGCCAGGGCGGCCGTCGCGGTGAGTGCGCGGCGCCGGGTGATGTCGGGCATACGGGTCCTCCTGGAGGGCGTGTTCGCGGGGGTGACGACGCATGCCTACCGGGGCCTTCGGGGCGGGAGGAAATCACCTGTGACCGGTGGGCCGCGATCCGGACAAGTGGCCACATGTCGTACGGCGTTGAATCAAGATGATCTTGCCGTGGCGGAGGGCGGCTCACCCCGGAACGGGGAATTCCTTGCCGGGTCCGATCCGTTTCCGGTGATCCTTGCCGCGCGCCGTCCGTCCGAGTGGCCCGGCTCACCACGCCAAACTGACGCGATCGCGTGGCCCGGCCGCCCTGCTACCCTCCGGTGCCGTTCCCTCACATCCAGTGACTGTCGGGGGTGTGCGTGTGAAGGTCGTCTGCGTCGGGGGCGAGGGCTTCGGCATCGGCCGCCACCGGCTGCTCCCTGCTCGCCGACCGGGGCGCCGTCCGGGGCGGCGTGCGAGCCAGGCGGACAGCGTCGCCCTGCTGGAGAGACTCTTCGCCGACGTCCTGGACGGCCACCCGCTCATCGGCCGCCCCGGCGGCTGGGAGACCTTCCGCACCGTCACCTACCGCACCTGGCACCGCGGCAACCTGGTCCTGCCCGGCGACGCGGCCCACACCACTCACTTCTCCGTCGGCGCGGGCACCACCCTGGCCCTGGAGGACGCCATGTGCCTCGCCCACGCCCGGCACGAGCACGCCGGTCTGCCCGAGGCCCTCACCGCCCACGAGTCCCGGCGCCAGGCCGAACTGCTCCCCGTGCAGCGCGCGGCCCGCTGCAGCGCCCAGTGGTACGAGAACGTGCCCCGCTGCATCCACCTGCCCCCGCACCGCATGTTCGCCCTGCTCGGCCGGCGCCACTCGCCGCTGCTGCCGTACGTCCCGCCGCAGCCGTACTACGGCCTCGACAAGGCGGCCGGCCGGCTTCAGGCGCTGCGCAGGCTCAAGCGCCGGCTCGGCCCCAGGGTGGGCGGCACCCTGCGCGCCCGGTCGTCGGCCCACCGCGGCTGACCGCCGGCCACCCACCGCACCGAGGAGAACCGCCCATGGCCGTGCCCGTCCCGTTCGACCAGACCTCGTCCGGATACAGCCTGCGGCGCGCCTACGGGCTGGCCCGCGCGGCCGGCCTCGCCCACCAGGACCGCGCTGCCGTCGAGGCCCAGGCCGCGCGGTGGGGCTTCGACCGGGTGCGCCACCACGAGAGCCGGTTCACCCCGCCCTTCCCGCTGCATGCCGTCCACGCCTGCACGCTGGCGAGCGACCGGATGATCGTCACCGCCTTCCGCGGCACCGAGCCCACGCGGATCAAGGGCTGGCTCACCGACTCCGGCACCCCGCTGAAGCCCGGCCCCGGCGGCAACGGATACGTCCACCAGGGCTTCGCCGAGGCCCTGGAGCCGCTCTACCCGGACGTCCAGCGGGCCATCGCCGACCTGCGCACGCACGGTCAGGCCGTCTACCTCACCGGGCACGGCCTGGGCGGCGCCCTCGCGATGCTGGCCGCCGCCCGCATGTACCTGGAGGACCCGTACCTGGCCGCCGACGGCGTCTACACCTACGGCCAGCCGCGCACCTGCGACCGGCTGCTCGCCGAGGCGTTCCACCAGGGGTACGGCGGCCGGATGTACCGCTTCGTCAACAACGGCGACCTCGTCGCCCGGCTGCCGCCCGAACCCGTCTTCACCCACGTCCGCGCGCTGCGCTACATCGACTCCGGCGGCAGGCTGCACGAGAGCATGCCGATGTTCTCCGCCCTCACCGACCGGGCCGGCGAGCTGACCGACGGTGGAACTCATCAGCGCCACCGCCGAGCCCCGCCGCTCCGGCGGGAGTTCGTCGCGCAGGATGCTGATCGACAGCGGTACGACGGAGGCGGCGGCGCCCTGCAGCGCCCGGGCGGCGATGAGGACGCCGATGTCGGAGGACAGCGCGCACAGCACCGAGCCGGCGGTCATCAGGGCGAGCGCCGAGGTGAGCACCCGGCGCTTGCCGTACATGTCGCCGGCCCGGCCGAGCACCGGGGTGAGGACGGCGCCGGAGAGCAGGGTCGCGGTGACGGTCCAGGAGACGGTCGCGGCGGAGGCGCCGGTGAACTCGGGCAGGTCGGGGAGCAGAGGGACGACGACGGTCTGCATGACCGCCATGAGGATGCCGCCGAAGGCCAGCACCGGGATGGTGAGCCGGTGCCGGGGCCGGGCCGGCGGCAGGGGTGTCGGGGCGGGCTGGTCCATCGGCGCTCCTGCGGACGACGTGTAGCGGTGAGGTGAATGGCCATTCACCCTATCGGGTGAATGGCCATTCACCCATGCCGCCGGCGCCCGCCGGGAGCGCTCAGCCGAGGTTTCTCTCCAGGGCCGCCAGGTAGCTGTGCATCGCGTGGTCGCGGAGGCCGTCGGAGGCGGGCGCGAAGGCGTCGGCGGCATCGGCGCCGCGCTCGGCCTGCCGCTGGCCGCCCTGGTCGTCCAGTACGCCGACTGGCACACCATGTTCTGGCTGACCAGTGCCCTGGGCGCGGCGGGCGTCGCGGCGACCTGGTGGGCGGTCGAGGAGTCCCCGGTGCGCGAGCCGGGCCGGTTCGACGTGCCGGGTGCACTGGGCCTCGCCGCCGGGCTGGTCTGCCTGCTGCTCGGCGTCTCCCAGGGCGGCACCTGGGGCTGGGCGAGCGCACGGGTCCTCGGGCTGTTCCTCGCCGCCGCCGTCGTCCTGGCCCTGTGGTGGTGGCAGCAGCTGCGCGCCCGGAGGCCGCTGGTCGACCTGCGGCTGGCGGCCCGGCCCCGCGTCGGCCTGTCCCACGTCGCCGCCCTGCTCACCGGATTCGCCTTCTACGCCAACTCGCTGGTCACCGCACAGCTGGTGCAGGCGCCGGAGGCCACCGGCTACGGCCTCGGCCTGTCGATCGTCGCCACCGGCCTGTGCCTGCTGCCCGGCGGCGTGACCATGCTGTTCTTCTCGCCGCTGTCGGCCCGTGTCTCGGCCGCGCGCGGTCCGCGGATCACCCTCGCGCTGGGCGCCGCCGTCATCGCCTGCGGCTACGCGGTGCGCATCGCCGACAGCCGCGACCTGTGGATGATCATCCTCGGGGCGACCGTCGTGTCGACCGGCACCACGCTCGCCTACTCCGCGCTGCCCACCCTGATCCTGCGGGCCGTCCCCGCCGGGCAGACCGCCTCCGCCAACGGCGTCAACGTCCTGATGCGCACGATCGGACAAGCCGCCTCCAGTGCCGCCGTCGCCGCCGTCCTGGTGCACCACAGCACCCCCGTCGGCGGCGCCCCGGTCCCGACCCTGCACGGCTACCTGCTGGCGTTCGCGATGGCGGGCGCCGTCGCCCTCGCCGCCTGCGCCGCCGCCCTGTCCATCCCCGGCGACGGCCCCGCGGACGGCGTCCGGCGCGGCGGGAGCGCCACCCGGGGCGCCCGCGACGAGGCGATGGAGGGAGCATGAGGGGGTGAGCACCCCACCCGCACCGAGCATGTCCGCCCGCCGCGACGCCGAGGCGACCAAGGAGGCCATCCTGAAGGCGGCCCGCCACCTGCTCGCCCGGCACGCGCACGCCGACATCACGCTCAAGGCGGTCGCCGAACGCGCCGGTGTCAGCCCGCCGCTGATCGTGAAGTACTTCGGCAACAAGGACGCCCTGTTCGCCCGCGTGATGTCCTTCGACACCGACGCCGACGCCCTGCTGGACGCGCCGCTCGCCGGCCTCGGCCGGCACATGGTCCGGCACGTCCTCGCCGGCCAGCGCGAACGCGGCGCCGACCCGCTGCTGCGCATCGCCTTCGCCCCGCTCCACGGCGACCACGGCGACATCCTGCGCGCCAACTTCCGCGCCCAGGTGACCGAACGCCTAGCGGCCCGGCTCACCGGCCCCGATGCCGGCCTGCGCGCCGAACTCGCCGTCGCGGCGCTCGTCGGCCTCGGCGTGATGTACGGCATCGCACGCGGCCCGCACCTGCGCGAGACCGACCCCGACACCCTCGCCGACCGCTACGGGCCGCTGGTGCAGGCGCAGTTGACGCCCGGAATCTGAAGCGGGCACCGTCGCCCGGACGGGTGAACGACACCCGGCCGCCGACTCCGGAGCGGCCCGTTCCGCATGGCCGGGTGGCGGATGACACACTGGCGCCATGGACGAACGCGTAATCGGCAGGTCGGGGCAGTGGGCATCGGTGATCGGCCTCGGCACATGGCAGCTGGGCGCCGACTGGGGCGACGTGGACGCCAAGGAGGCGGAGGCCGTCCTGGAGGCGGCGGCCGAGTCGGGCGTCACCTTCTTCGACACGGCCGACGTCTACGGCGACGGGCGCAGCGAGGCGACCATCGCCACCTTCCTGCGCACCCGCCCCGACCTGCACGTGCTGGTGGCGACCAAGATGGGCCGCCGGGTCGAGCAGATCCCCGAGAACTACGTCCTGGACAACTTCCGCGCCTGGAACGACCGCTCGCGCCGCAACCTCGGCGTCGACCGGATCGACCTGGTGCAGCTGCACTGCCCGCCCACCCCCGTCTACTCCTCCGACGCGGTGTTCGACGCCCTGGACACCCTGGTGGAGGAGGAGCGGATCGCGGCGTACGGGGTGAGCGTGGAGACCTGCGCCGAGGCGCTGACCGCGATCGCCCGCCCGCACGTGGCGAGCGTGCAGATCATCCTCAACCCGTTCCGCATGAAGCCCCTGTACGAGGTGCTGCCCGCCGCCCGCGAGGCCGGCGTCGGCATCATCGCGCGCGTGCCGCTCGCCTCCGGGCTGCTGTCCGGCAAGTACACCAAGGACACGGTGTTCGCCGCCAACGACCACCGCACCTTCAACCGGCACGGCGAGGCCTTCGACCAGGGCGAGACCTTCTCCGGCGTCGACTACGAGACGGGCGTCGAGGCCGCCGCCGAGTTCGCCGCGCTCGCCCCCGAGGGCTACACCCCGGCCCAGCTCGCCCTGCGCTGGATCATCGAGCAGGACGGCGTGACCACGGTGATCCCCGGGGCCCGCAACCCGGAGCAGGCCCGCGCCAACGCGGCCGCCGCCAAGCTGCCGCCGCTGCCGCAGGAGACCTTCACCGCGATCCGCGAGCTGTACGAGCGCCGGATCAAGGACCAGGTCGAACACCGCTGGTAGTCACGGCGGCACCGATCGTTTGAAGCAACGGCCGTGCGGTTACCCGAGACCGCATGACGGAGGACGGACGGCGCAGAGGGCGGCACGAGACCGAGGAGGAGCGGGCCGACCGGATGTGGGGTGAACTCATCCAGGAGGTCCGCGTCGCCCAGACGGGCGTGCAGATCCTGTTCGGTTTCCTGCTGACCGTGGTCTTCTATCCGAAGTACACGACGCTCTCCCACACCAACCAGGTCATCTACATCGTGACCGTCATCCTGGGCGCCTGCACGACCGGCGCCCTCATCGGTCCGGTCTCCCTGCACCGCCTCATCTCCGGCCGCATGGTCAAGCCGCAGGCGGTGCGGCTGGCGTCCCGGATGACCCTCGTCGGCCTGGTGCTGCTGTTCGGCACGATGACGTTCGCGCAGCTGCTGATCCTGCGGGTGGCCACGCACAACCCGTATGTGCCGTGGCTGGTGACGGCCGTGGTCGCCTGGTACCTGCTGTGCTGGTTCGGCCTGCCCCTGTGGGCCCGCCACAGGTACGCGCCCTACTCCGCGGACCGGGCCGGGGGCCCGCCCGCCGGCTCCGCCCGGGAGGAGCGCCCGGACCGGCCGTGAACACCGGCCGCCCGGACGGGCTGCCGTGAACCCCGGCTCCCCGGCCGCCCGGTTGAGCGGCGGCCGTCCAGGGCTGCTGTCCGGGGCTGCCGTCCGGGCCGCTCAGCCCGCGCGCTCAGCCCGCGGAGAGGATCTCGGCCAACAGCGCGTCCACCGGGACCCGTTCCCGGCCCGGCGGGACGATGCGGTGCGTCTCCCGCAGGAAGGCGGCGACCGCCGGCGCCCAGGCGAACACCACCGCGTGGTGCCGCCCGCCGTCCGGCCGCACGTCCCCGAGGAACTCCATGCGCAGCTCCCGCAGCGCGCCCGTCACGACCGGCCGCAGCCGTACGTCCCCGACTCCGACGGGCCGCTCCAGGCCGGCGCAGAGCATCTCCCGGTCCAGCCGCCAGCACGCCAGCACCCGGCCGTCGTGGCCGAAGGCGGCGGTGACGGCGAACGGGTCGTCGGCGTCGTAACTGAGATGGGCCAGCACGGGGCACCGGCCGGTGCCTTCCGCGCGGAGCTGTACCACCAGCGTCTTGTGCACGAACGTGTTCACGGGCGGGCCTCCGGGCCTCGACGGGCTCAGGGCCTCCTAGTACCCCGTGGCGCCGGGGATGTTCATCTGTGTGGCCGATTCCCGGCGGTTGTGCGTGGATGCCGGCCTCCGGTGCCTCCCCGGCGGCCCGACGGTGCGCGCCGCCGGGGCCCGGGGTCAGCCGAAGGCCTCCCGGAGCGCGGGCAGCAGGGTCTTCGCGGACCAGTCCAGGAACTCGGGCTGCGCGTCGCCGCCGATCTGCACCAGCGCGACCTCCCCGAACCCGGCCTCGGCGTACGGCCGTACGGCCTCGACGAAGGCGTCCGGGTCGTCGCCGCAGGGGATCGAGGCGGCGACGTCGTCCTCGTCCACGAACTGCGTCGCGGCCTCGAAGGCGTCGGGGTGCGGGAGTTCGGCGTTCACCTTCCAGCCGAGCCCGAACCAGCGGAACTGGGAGTGGGCCCGCTTGACCGCCGTGTCCCGGTCGGGGTCGTAGCACACCGGCAGCTGGCCGACCCGGGGCTTGCCGCTGCCGCCGTGCCGGTCGAACGCCTCCAGCAGTCCCTGCTTCGGCTCGGTCGCGATGACCAGGTCGGCGAGGTGCCCGGCGAGCTTGCAGGACTGCTCGCCGGAGACGGCGATCCCGATCGGCGGCGGCTGGTCCGGAAGGTCCCACAGGCGGGCCGACTCCACGTCGTAGTGCTGCCCGTGACGGGTGACATGACCGCCCTCGAACAGGGCGCGGATGATCTCCACGGCCTCCTCGAGCATCTCGTGGCGCACGTCGACCGGGGGCCAGCCGCCGCCCACCACATGCTCGTTCAGGTTCTCGCCGGCGCCCAGCCCGAGCCGGAACCTGCCCTCGGACAGCAGCTGCACGGTGGCCGCCTTCTGCGCCACGATCGCCGGGTGGTAGCGCAGGATCGGGCAGGTCACGTAGGTCATCAGCGGAATCCGCGAGGTGGCCTGCGCGGCCGCGCCCAGCACGCTCCACGCGTAGGAGGAGTGGCCCTGCGAGCGCAGCCACGGAAAGTAGTGGTCGGAGATCACCGAGAAGTCGAACCCGGCCTCCTCGGCCCGGACCACATGGTCCACCAGCTCCCGGGGGCCTGCCTGCTCGGTCATCATCGTGTATCCGATTTGCACCATAGGGGGCGAGTCCCCGCGTCGGCGGTGCGAAAACGAGCCGCGGGCGCGGGTCAGCCCGCCGGCGCCCGGAACGTGCGCAGGAACGTCGTCAGCGCCAGCCGGTTGGCGGCGTCGTCCCAGGCCGCGGCCGGGGTGGTGAAGCGCAGGGAGAAGCCGTCGCCGCCGGTGAGGAACCCGCGCCCGAAGGTGTGCACCCGTGCCGCGCCGGTCCCCGCGAGCCACTCCAGGTCGGCGGCCGGGTGCCCTTGGTAGGTGAGGGCGCGGACGTCGCCGACGCGGTCGTACCCGGGAAGCCGCCGCAGCCCCGGTTCCACGTCGTCGCGCCAGATCGCCACCGGATCCGGGCCGACGTGCTCGCTGTGGGTGACGGCGAGGGTGGGGGAGGCGCCGTCCCGGCCGAAGACGACGCGGTAGGCGCCGGTGACACGGGTGGTGGTCAGCCGCTTCCAGGCGTCCGGCAGAGCCACGGAGAAGCCCTCCGGGGCGGTGTAGCGGCGGTAGCCGGCGGGCAGGGCGGACGACGCGCTCGCCGTGGGGGACGGCGTGCCGGTGCCGGTGCTGGTGCCGGTGCCGGCTCCGGTCGGCGGGGCGGAGACGCCGGGGCGGGCCGGTGCCTGCGCGGTGCCGGGACCCGTATGCCCGTGCGTGGCGGCGAGGACGGCGGCGGCGACGGTGAGCACGGCCAGCGCGGTGCCGACGGCCAGGGCCGTTCTGCCCCGCTGCCGCGCGGCGAGGCGCACTCCCGCGTACGCGGCGCGCAGCCGGGGCACGGGAGCCGGCTGCCGGTCGGCGTCGGTGTCCTCGTCCAGGACCCGGATGAGCGCCTCCCGGACCACCGGCCGGGTCAGCCGCTCCCGCGAGTTCTTCCGCAGCAGCCCCTGCACCGCCTGGGTGAGCGGCCCCGCGCGCAGCGGGGTGCGCAGCGGCAGCCGGTCCACCGCCTTCAGGGTGGCGTCGGGCCGGCCGCGGTCCCGGAACGGCGGCCGGCCCTCGACCATCGTGTACAGCAGCGCACCCAGCGCCCACAGGTCGGCGGCCGGCCCGATCCGCTCGTCACGGGCCTGTTCCGGCGAGGCGTACGACGGCGCCGTGAGCCGAGGCACCAGGGTCGCGCCGGCCAGCCCGAACCCGGTGACGACGACCGGGCCGCTGCTGCGGACGAAGACCTGGCCGGGGCTCAGCTCGCCGTGCGTGATGCCCTCCTCGTGCGCGGCGTGCAGCACGTCCAGCAGCTCCAGGCCGATGCGAGCCGCCCGCAGCGCGTTGAACGCGCCCTCCCGGTCCAGGAGTTCGCCGAGCGGTGTGCCGTCGATCCACTCGATGACCGTCCACAGGACACCCGCCTCCACCACGGCGTCGACGACCTGGGCGATCTGCCCCGGGCACAGCAGCCGCATCGTCTCCGAGGTCCGCACGACACGGGTCGTGACCCGGCGGGCGGAGTCGTCGTCGGCGGGCTCCGGCAGGGCGGTCTGCGCCACCAGCCGGGGCTGCTCCGCGGCCACGTCCTCGGCGTACCACCACAGGCGGTTCGTCTCGCGGGCGAAGACCTCGAGGAGCCGGTACCGCCCGGCGACCAGTTCGTGTGCGGAGACGTGCGACTTGGTCATGGTCATCCCTCGCTGAAACCCCTGTTTCGTGTCCTGACAGAGGTACGCGGCGCGAGCGGGGGTGCGTTCAATGAATCCGTGACCCGGCGCGGTTCCTGCCTTTCATTCAATTCTTCGAAAGGGCTTGCGACTTTGCGATGGCCGCACCCGGCGGTGGTTCAACCTGCGGGTAACCGAGGGTAAGTCACCGGATGCGGCCCCGCCTCACAGCAGGCCGAACCGCT
This genomic interval from Streptomyces sp. NBC_00557 contains the following:
- a CDS encoding ribonuclease H family protein, which encodes MIGRMRERVVAACDGASKGNPGPAGWAWVVSDGDERTPARWEAGPLGRATNNVAELTALERLLTAVEPDVPLEIRMDSQYAMKAVTTWLPGWKRNGWKTSAGKPVANQDLVVRIDALLDGREVEFRYVPAHQVDGDPLNDFADRAASQAASVQQAAGSALGSPEPPPSPDTPKASAPRRKAPRRTGGTASARTIKAKFPGRCLCGRAYAAGESIARNAQGWGHPECRTADA
- the melC2 gene encoding tyrosinase MelC2, with product MTVRKNQAALTADEKRRFVAAVLELKHSGRYDDFVRTHNAFVMSDTDTGERTGHRSPSFLPWHRRFLLDFERALQSVDPSVALPYWDWSTDRTVRAALWAPDFLGGTGRSSDGRVMDGPFAAATGNWPVTVRVDGRTFLRRSLGTAVRDLPTPAEVESVLSIPAYDRPPYNSASDGFRNHLEGWRGVNLHNRVHVWVGGQMATGVSPNDPVFWLHHAYVDKLWAEWQRRHPDAGYAPTGGTPDVVDLGETMKPWNDVRPADLLDHTGFYTFDV
- the melC1 gene encoding apotyrosinase chaperone MelC1; the encoded protein is MPDITRRRALTATAALAATAGVTVLAAPAAPAAGHGHPMPMPQAFDEVYRGRRIQGRPTSGGDHHHEHGGGYEVSVDGVRLHVMRNADGTWISVVSHYAPVPTPRAAARAAVDELQGAPLLPFPAN
- a CDS encoding MFS transporter, coding for MHRVVAEAVGGGREGVGGIGAALGLPLAALVVQYADWHTMFWLTSALGAAGVAATWWAVEESPVREPGRFDVPGALGLAAGLVCLLLGVSQGGTWGWASARVLGLFLAAAVVLALWWWQQLRARRPLVDLRLAARPRVGLSHVAALLTGFAFYANSLVTAQLVQAPEATGYGLGLSIVATGLCLLPGGVTMLFFSPLSARVSAARGPRITLALGAAVIACGYAVRIADSRDLWMIILGATVVSTGTTLAYSALPTLILRAVPAGQTASANGVNVLMRTIGQAASSAAVAAVLVHHSTPVGGAPVPTLHGYLLAFAMAGAVALAACAAALSIPGDGPADGVRRGGSATRGARDEAMEGA
- a CDS encoding TetR/AcrR family transcriptional regulator yields the protein MSARRDAEATKEAILKAARHLLARHAHADITLKAVAERAGVSPPLIVKYFGNKDALFARVMSFDTDADALLDAPLAGLGRHMVRHVLAGQRERGADPLLRIAFAPLHGDHGDILRANFRAQVTERLAARLTGPDAGLRAELAVAALVGLGVMYGIARGPHLRETDPDTLADRYGPLVQAQLTPGI
- a CDS encoding aldo/keto reductase, which translates into the protein MDERVIGRSGQWASVIGLGTWQLGADWGDVDAKEAEAVLEAAAESGVTFFDTADVYGDGRSEATIATFLRTRPDLHVLVATKMGRRVEQIPENYVLDNFRAWNDRSRRNLGVDRIDLVQLHCPPTPVYSSDAVFDALDTLVEEERIAAYGVSVETCAEALTAIARPHVASVQIILNPFRMKPLYEVLPAAREAGVGIIARVPLASGLLSGKYTKDTVFAANDHRTFNRHGEAFDQGETFSGVDYETGVEAAAEFAALAPEGYTPAQLALRWIIEQDGVTTVIPGARNPEQARANAAAAKLPPLPQETFTAIRELYERRIKDQVEHRW
- a CDS encoding DUF6328 family protein: MTEDGRRRGRHETEEERADRMWGELIQEVRVAQTGVQILFGFLLTVVFYPKYTTLSHTNQVIYIVTVILGACTTGALIGPVSLHRLISGRMVKPQAVRLASRMTLVGLVLLFGTMTFAQLLILRVATHNPYVPWLVTAVVAWYLLCWFGLPLWARHRYAPYSADRAGGPPAGSAREERPDRP
- a CDS encoding SsgA family sporulation/cell division regulator; this translates as MNTFVHKTLVVQLRAEGTGRCPVLAHLSYDADDPFAVTAAFGHDGRVLACWRLDREMLCAGLERPVGVGDVRLRPVVTGALRELRMEFLGDVRPDGGRHHAVVFAWAPAVAAFLRETHRIVPPGRERVPVDALLAEILSAG
- a CDS encoding LLM class F420-dependent oxidoreductase, with the translated sequence MVQIGYTMMTEQAGPRELVDHVVRAEEAGFDFSVISDHYFPWLRSQGHSSYAWSVLGAAAQATSRIPLMTYVTCPILRYHPAIVAQKAATVQLLSEGRFRLGLGAGENLNEHVVGGGWPPVDVRHEMLEEAVEIIRALFEGGHVTRHGQHYDVESARLWDLPDQPPPIGIAVSGEQSCKLAGHLADLVIATEPKQGLLEAFDRHGGSGKPRVGQLPVCYDPDRDTAVKRAHSQFRWFGLGWKVNAELPHPDAFEAATQFVDEDDVAASIPCGDDPDAFVEAVRPYAEAGFGEVALVQIGGDAQPEFLDWSAKTLLPALREAFG
- a CDS encoding serine/threonine-protein kinase gives rise to the protein MTMTKSHVSAHELVAGRYRLLEVFARETNRLWWYAEDVAAEQPRLVAQTALPEPADDDSARRVTTRVVRTSETMRLLCPGQIAQVVDAVVEAGVLWTVIEWIDGTPLGELLDREGAFNALRAARIGLELLDVLHAAHEEGITHGELSPGQVFVRSSGPVVVTGFGLAGATLVPRLTAPSYASPEQARDERIGPAADLWALGALLYTMVEGRPPFRDRGRPDATLKAVDRLPLRTPLRAGPLTQAVQGLLRKNSRERLTRPVVREALIRVLDEDTDADRQPAPVPRLRAAYAGVRLAARQRGRTALAVGTALAVLTVAAAVLAATHGHTGPGTAQAPARPGVSAPPTGAGTGTSTGTGTPSPTASASSALPAGYRRYTAPEGFSVALPDAWKRLTTTRVTGAYRVVFGRDGASPTLAVTHSEHVGPDPVAIWRDDVEPGLRRLPGYDRVGDVRALTYQGHPAADLEWLAGTGAARVHTFGRGFLTGGDGFSLRFTTPAAAWDDAANRLALTTFLRTFRAPAG